In Coccidioides posadasii str. Silveira chromosome 4, complete sequence, one genomic interval encodes:
- a CDS encoding uncharacterized protein (EggNog:ENOG410PGEI~COG:S~BUSCO:4366at33183): MATLVPPPSKRQRLEDSEKSKQQQEIQTIPDNLGNIRVQFFDQGTGKASGPAVAVPVADATVRNLEILLNTLQGNEDHERVPYRFSYKPDGEKEDAIDILSGIYQSLLKPGLKTPEDIIHLQYTPQAVFRVKAVSRCSASISGHGEAILATAFSPASSSRMATGSGDSTARIWDCDTGTPIHTLKGHSSWVLAVSWSPNDKILATGSMDNTVRLWDPKTGQALGAPLKGHTKWIMSLAWEPYHLQDPGRPRLASASKDSTVRIWDVVSKRIENVLTGHKGSVSCVRWGGTARIYTSSHDKTIKIWNPKDGSLIQTLSSHTHRVNHLALSTDFFLRTSFYEHNTPVPDSDTDRIALAKRRFEKAATINGKLTERLVSASDDFTMFLWDPASSNKPISRMLGHQKEVNHVTFSPDGAYIASASFDNHVKLWNARDGKFMTSLRGHVGAVYQCCFSADSRLLVSSSKDTTLKVWDVRTGKLAMDLPGHQDEVYAVDWSPDGEKVGSGGRDKAVRIWRH, translated from the exons ATGGCAACCTTGGTGCCACCCCCTAGCAAGCGCCAGCGGCTGGAGGATTCAGAAAAGTCGAAACAACAGCAAGAAATCCAGACAATTCCTGACAACCTTGGGAATATCCGAGTGCAGTTCTTCGACCAGGGCACTGGAAAAGCTTCGGGCCCGGCTGTCGCTGTTCCTGTCGCTGATGCAACTGTTAGAAATCTTGAAATTTTACTCAACACGTTACAAGGAAAT GAGGACCATGAAAGGGTGCCATATCGTTTTTCATACAAGCCCGACGGCGAGAAGGAAGATGCTATAGATATATTGTCGGGTATTTATCAGTCCCTTCTGAAACCCGGCCTAAAGACCCCCGAAGATATCATCCACCTACAGTACACCCCGCAGGCCGTTTTCCGGGTTAAAGCCGTGTCTCGATGCTCTGCCTCAATATCAGGACATGGTGAAGCGATATTAGCCACAGCATTTTCTCCCGCGTCCTCGTCGCGCATGGCTACGGGGAGCGGTGATTCCACCGCTCGAATTTGGGACTGCGATACAGGAACGCCTATCCACACTTTAAAAGGCCACTCAAGCTGGGTCCTTGCGGTTAGCTGGTCTCCCAATGATAAAATTCTCGCAACTGGGAGTATGGATAACACCGTTCGATTATGGGATCCAAAAACGGGCCAGGCCCTTGGTGCCCCTTTGAAAGGTCATACGAAATGGATCATGAGTTTAGCATGGGAACCTTACCACTTACAGGACCCTGGAAGACCGAGATTAGCTTCTGCATCCAAGGATTCAACTGTGCGGATATGGGACGTTGTGTCGAAACGCATTGAAAACGTACTAACTGGACACAAAGGCTCTGTCTCATGTGTTAGATGGGGTGGGACGGCGCGCATATACACCTCTTCACATGACAAGACTATCAAGATATGGAACCCAAAAGATGGCAGTTTAATACAAACCCTATCATCACACACCCACCGGGTGAACCACCTGGCTTTATCTACCGACTTTTTCCTCCGCACGTCCTTTTATGAGCATAATACTCCAGTTCCAGATTCTGATACCGATAGGATTGCATTAGCAAAACGCCGGTTTGAGAAAGCGGCGACGATAAATGGCAAGCTTACTGAGCGACTGGTATCAGCAAGTGATGATTTCACAATGTTCTTGTGGGATCCTGCTTCTTCAAATAAGCCGATTTCCCGAATGCTAGGCCATCAGAAAGAGGTCAATCATGTAACCTTTTCTCCTGATGGTGCGTACATAGCGTCTGCTAGCTTTGACAACCACGTGAAGTTATGGAACGCCCGAGATGGAAA GTTCATGACATCCCTCCGCGGACATGTAGGAGCAGTATACCAATGTTGCTTTTCAGCTGACTCCCGTCTCCTTGTATCGTCCTCCAAGGACACGACGCTTAAGGTGTGGGACGTGCGAACAGGCAAATTAGCGATGGATTTACCAGGTCATCAGGACGAAGTTTACGCCGTTGACTGGAGCCCTGATGGGGAGAAGGTTGGAAGCGGTGGAAGGGATAAGGCTGTTAGGATATGGCGACACTGA